One genomic window of Corynebacterium diphtheriae includes the following:
- the thrE gene encoding threonine/serine exporter ThrE, giving the protein MGLFEKLRGWFAGSGRIATIDAVKAAPPPSPLAPIDLTDPAQVAGVMDLAARIGDILLSAGTANRDTKAQIHAVTAAYGLLYCHVDITLNTITVFTTIGSEKKIPVSVFRVVRSMNTDFSKLSEVDRLIRSIQAGATPPDVAEKILNELFQTRAKYRFRTAVFGWGFLGAAVSVLLGGSWLVALASFVVALVIMGGSVWLDRNSLPLFFQNIFGGFIATFPAALLYSAVTSHGVSISPSHIVAAGIVVMMANLTMVQSLQDGITGAPVTASARFFETLLITGAIVAGVGAGIQLAASLGITLPPLEQAALLGGSPSWLKVFAGAAASAAFAVGCYAELSAVVVSGLTAAAGSFVYYYLLIPAGIGPVVATAIAATCIGFGGGLLARRFLIPPLITAVAGITPMLPGLSIYRGMYAALNEQTLLGFTNVAMALSICCSLAAGVVLGEWVARRIRRPQSFKPYTAFRRSQRYSFRQAQLAAQRRAQDEAEERADRRRRFAKGRLSMPSPSKRKRGF; this is encoded by the coding sequence GTGGGTCTGTTTGAGAAGCTGCGTGGTTGGTTTGCAGGTTCTGGCCGTATTGCGACGATTGATGCTGTGAAGGCTGCGCCGCCGCCCTCGCCATTGGCCCCTATTGATTTGACGGATCCTGCTCAGGTGGCGGGTGTGATGGATTTGGCGGCTCGTATTGGTGACATTTTATTGTCGGCGGGTACAGCGAATCGTGATACGAAGGCTCAGATTCACGCGGTGACGGCTGCTTATGGTTTGTTGTATTGCCATGTGGATATCACGTTGAACACGATTACGGTGTTTACCACTATTGGGTCTGAGAAGAAGATCCCGGTGAGTGTTTTTCGTGTTGTGCGCTCGATGAATACTGATTTTTCTAAGTTGAGCGAGGTTGACCGGTTGATTCGGTCGATTCAGGCGGGCGCTACTCCCCCTGATGTGGCTGAGAAGATTTTGAATGAGTTGTTTCAGACTCGGGCGAAGTATCGCTTCCGTACGGCGGTGTTTGGGTGGGGTTTTTTGGGCGCTGCGGTGTCGGTGTTGTTGGGGGGTTCGTGGCTGGTGGCGTTGGCGTCGTTTGTGGTGGCGTTGGTGATTATGGGCGGCAGTGTGTGGCTGGATCGTAATTCGTTGCCGTTGTTTTTCCAGAATATTTTTGGTGGTTTCATTGCGACGTTTCCAGCGGCGTTGCTTTATAGTGCGGTGACGTCGCATGGGGTGTCTATTTCGCCGAGTCATATTGTTGCTGCTGGCATTGTGGTGATGATGGCGAATTTGACGATGGTGCAGTCGTTGCAGGATGGCATTACGGGTGCTCCGGTGACGGCGAGTGCGCGCTTTTTTGAGACGTTGCTGATTACTGGCGCGATTGTGGCTGGTGTTGGTGCGGGTATCCAGTTGGCGGCGTCGTTGGGTATTACGTTGCCGCCGTTGGAGCAGGCTGCGTTGTTGGGCGGTAGTCCGTCGTGGCTGAAGGTGTTTGCTGGTGCTGCGGCGTCGGCGGCTTTTGCGGTGGGTTGTTATGCGGAGTTGTCTGCGGTGGTGGTGTCTGGTTTGACTGCTGCTGCGGGTTCGTTTGTGTATTACTACTTGTTGATTCCTGCGGGTATTGGCCCTGTGGTTGCTACGGCGATTGCGGCGACGTGTATTGGTTTTGGTGGCGGTTTGTTGGCGCGTAGGTTTTTGATTCCGCCGTTGATTACTGCGGTTGCTGGTATTACGCCGATGTTGCCGGGTTTGTCGATTTATCGGGGTATGTATGCGGCGTTGAATGAGCAGACGTTGCTGGGTTTTACGAACGTGGCTATGGCGTTGTCTATTTGTTGTTCGTTGGCTGCTGGTGTGGTGTTGGGCGAGTGGGTTGCGCGTCGTATTCGCAGGCCACAGAGTTTCAAGCCGTATACGGCTTTTCGACGTTCCCAGCGTTATTCTTTCCGTCAGGCCCAGTTGGCGGCGCAGCGTCGTGCGCAGGATGAGGCTGAGGAGCGTGCGGATAGGCGGCGTCGTTTTGCTAAGGGTCGACTGTCTATGCCGAGTCCTAGTAAGCGAAAGCGCGGTTTTTAG